A genomic segment from Leopardus geoffroyi isolate Oge1 chromosome A2, O.geoffroyi_Oge1_pat1.0, whole genome shotgun sequence encodes:
- the TAS2R16 gene encoding LOW QUALITY PROTEIN: taste receptor type 2 member 16 (The sequence of the model RefSeq protein was modified relative to this genomic sequence to represent the inferred CDS: deleted 2 bases in 1 codon; substituted 3 bases at 3 genomic stop codons): MMPLWLTIFFITIYVLKSLRVIMQRSLMFAVLGREXVQAKRLSSVDLSLICLGICCFCLQWASVLYNFCSYFNPNYVFWYLSITXEFTNTLTFWLTSLLAVFYCVKVSSFTVHLFXLRWRMLRFVPWLLLGSLLVFCVSIIFSTIRNCVNVRLITVGHFSTNSTMVKGLKTFHLFTISHLMVALVIPFLLFLASTILLMASLFQHMEMQHHSTGHCSSSMKAHTTALRSLTIFLVLFTSYLLTLLISIMSISLDKRSWFGAWGAVICAIVSIHAT, from the exons ATGATGCCCCTCTGGCTCACTATCTTCTTCATAACCATCTATGTGCTCAAATCCTTGAGAGTAATTATGCAGAGGAGCTTAATGTTTGCAGTGCTGGGCAGAGAGTAGGTGCAGGCCAAAAGGCTGTCATCGGTGGACTTGAGTCTCATCTGCCTGGGTATTTGCTGCTTCTGTCTACAGTGGGCATCTGTCCTATACAATTTTTGCTCCTATTTTAACCCTAACTATGTATTTTGGTACTTATCAATCACCTGAGAATTTACTAATACTCTTACTTTCTGGTTAACCAGCTTGCTTGCTGTCTTCTACTGTGTCAAAGTCTCTTCCTTTACAGTCCACCTCTTCTAGCTGAGGTGGAGAATGTTGAGGTTTGTTCCTTGGCTGTTGCTGGgttctttgttggttttttgtgTGTCAATCATCTTTTCAACTATTAGGAATTGTGTCAATGTTCGCTTAATCACCGTGGGGCATTTCTCTACAAACAGCACTATGGTTAAGGGACTTAAGACATTCCATTTGTTTACCATATCTCATCTAATGGTTGCATTGGTTATTCCTTTCCTCCTGTTCCTGGCCTCCACAATCCTGCTCATGGCCTCACTGTTCCAACACATGGAG ATGCAACACCATAGCACTGGTCACTGCAGCTCCAGCATGAAAGCTCACACCACTGCCCTGAGGTCTCTCACCATCTTCCTCGTCCTCTTCACCTCTTACTTGCTGACCCTACTCATCTCTATTATGAGTATCTCATTGGATAAGAGGTCTTGGTTCGGGGCTTGGGGAGCTGTCATCTGTGCTATAGTCTCTATTCACGCCACTTAA